The following DNA comes from Marinilactibacillus sp. Marseille-P9653.
CTGAACGGTTTAGGTTCTTCTTCATTACTACTTTTCGGAGGAGTCGTTGGACTTTTAAGTGGAGTCGATTATGGTGGTCCAATCAACAAGACCGTTTTCGCTTTTGTTTTGACACTACAAGCTGAAGGCTTAAATGGACCGATTACGGCACTACAACTGGTTAATACGGCAACACCTATTGGTTTTGGGCTAGCATTCTTTGTGGCAAAATTATTCGGTAAAACGATCTATTCTCCAGTGGAAATTGAAACGTTGAAAACAGCTGTACCGATGGGTGTCGTTAATATCGTGGAAGGCGTTATCCCAATCGTTATGAATGATATTTTCCGTGGCGTATTCGCTACTGCAGTCGGAGGCGCTGTTGGGGGAGCGGTATCTATGGCACTTGGTGCAGATGCGACCGTACCGTTCGGTGGCGTCTTAATGATTCCTACGATGTCTAGACCCATGGCCGGCATTTTAGCCTTACTGGCAAATATTGTGGTAACAGCTGTTGTATTGGCGCTGGTTAAGAAAAATGTGACCGAAGAATCAATCAATGCGCAACTAGACGCTGAAGAAGAAGATATCGACTTAGGCGATATTCAAATTAGCTAAAAAAGATTGAAGAAGGATGGTTTTAAAATGAATAATGTAGAAATTTCACCCTCACTGATGACAATGGATTTAGATAAATTCAAAGAACAAATCACGTTTTTAAATGATCACGCGGATTCTTATCATATTGATATTATGGATGGACACTATGTTCCGAACATCACACTATCGCCATGGTTTATTGAAGAAGTGCGTAAAATCAGCGACTTACCGATGTCAGTACACTTGATGGTAACTGAACCAAGTTTCTGGGTACCGCAATTGATTGACTTGAAATGTGAATGGATCTGTATGCATGCAGAAGTATTGGATGGCTTAGCCTTCAGATTGATCGATGATATTCATAACGCTGGGTTAAAAGCCGGTGTCGTATTAAATCCAGAAACACCCATCGAAACGATTTTCCCGTATATCGATTTGTTGGATAAAATCACGATTATGACCGTCGATCCAGGATTTGCCGGACAACGATTCATCGATAACACATTAGATAAAATTGTTGCTCTAAGAGCGTTAAGAGAAGAAAAAGGCTATAACTACCAGATTGAAATGGATGGATCATCCAATCGCAAGACATTCAAGAAAATCGATGCAGCTGGACCAGATATTTATATCGTTGGAAGAAGCGGTTTATTCGGCCTAACAGAAGACATTGATTCGTCTTGGGAAACGATGGTCAAAGATTACGAAGAAATGACAGAGAAATCATTTAGTAAATAAGGCCTTGGAGGTAAAATAATTGTTTGACAAAATAGATGAATTAGCTGTAAACACATTAAGAACACTCAGTATTGATGCCGTTCAAAAGGCAAACTCTGGTCATCCAGGTTTGCCAATGGGGGCTGCACCAATGGCTTATACTTTGTGGACAAAACAGATGAAAGTCAATCCAAAACATTCGAAATGGTTCGACCGAGATCGCTTTATTCTTTCTGCGGGTCATGGATCAGCGTTACTCTATAGTTTATTACATGTTTCAGGATATGATGTTTCTATTGAAGACGTGAAAAATTTCCGCCAAATCGGAAGCAAAACACCGGGCCATCCAGAAGTGCATATGACAGATGGCGTTGAAGCGACGACGGGTCCCCTTGGACAAGGAATTGCGAATGCCGTTGGCTTTGCCATGGCAGAAGCGCATCTTGCCGCACGTTTCAATAAAGATCAGTTTAATGTAGTGGATCATTTCACCTATGCATTATGTGGAGATGGTGATCTTCAGGAAGGTGTTTCTCAAGAAGCGGCTTCCTTAGCAGGGCATTTGAAACTTGGAAAGCTTGTGATTTTGTATGATTCAAATGATATCCAATTAGATGGACCCATCGAGAAAGCTTTCACAGAGAACGTTGGGAAACGCTTTGAAGCGTACGGATGGGAACATATTCGCGTAGAAAATGGAAATGACCTAAGTACTATTAATGAAGCGATTGAAAAAGCAAAAACAAATCTTGATCAACCAACTATAATTGAAGTGAAAACAACGATTGGATTCGGTGCACCAAATGCCGGAACCTCGGCTGTTCATGGAGCGCCACTTGGAGCTGAAGGGATTTTAGCTTCTAAGAAAGCTTACTTGTGGGAAGGGGAAGACTTTTATGTTCCTGAACCCGTTCAAGAACGATTCAATGAAACGATGATCAAAGAGGGTCAAAAAGCAGAATCTGATTGGAAGCAATTAGTGGAAGACTACAAAAACGCCTATCCGGAGTTATCAGAAGATTTCCAAGCTATGATGGATGGACAACTACCTGAAGGCTGGCAAAACCAGTTACCGGTTTACACGGAAGAAAACGGGACAAAAGCAACGCGCGTATCGAGTGGAGAAGTACTGAACGCAATTGCCGGAGCCGTACCGACTTTCTGGGGTGGATCTGCCGACTTGTCTGGATCAAACAAATCCATGATCGATGGTCAAGTTGACTTTTCAGCGGATCAATATGATGGACGTAATATTTGGTATGGTGTGAGAGAGTTCGCTATGGCCGCTGCCTTAAATGGCATTTTACTACACGGAGGAACGCAGTCTTATGTCAGTACATTCTTTGTATTTTCAGATTACTTGCGCCCAGCTGTTCGTTTAGCTGCACTATCCGAAATTCCAGCTATTTATGTGATGACACATGATTCGATTGCGGTTGGAGAAGATGGCCCAACGCATGAACCGGTGGAACAATTGTCGAGTTTCCGAGGTATGCACAATGTATCTGTTATCCGTCCAGCAGATGGGAACGAGGTTGTTGCCGCTTGGGAATTAGCCGTTGAATCTACAAAAACACCGACGATGCTCGTTTTGACTCGACAAGACTTACCCGTTTTACCTGGTACAGAAACGCATGCAAGAGAGAATGTGCGCAAAGGTGCGTATGTGATTTCGCCATCTGTGGATGAAACGCAAGAAGGGATTTTGATTGCGACTGGATCGGAAGTAGCACTCGCAATTGAAGCTCAAAAACAATTAAAAGAATCTGGTACAGATGTATCCGTCGTTTCGATGCCAAGTATGGATCTGTTTGAAAAACAAGATCAAGCGTACAAAGATTCCGTTCTTCCAGCAGCTGTCACGAAAAGAGTAGCAATTGAAATGGGCTCACCATTTGGCTGGGATCGCTATACAGGAACACAAGGAACAAGCTTAACCATAGACCGCTTTGGTCAAAGTGGAGAAGGCACAAAAGTAGTGGAATCTTACGGATTCACTGCAGAGAATATTGTGAACATCTATAAAGAACTTTAGTCAACATAAAGACCCGATAAGCTTATCCTGCTTATCGGGTCTTTTGGTATCGTATATTAATCCTGCCTTTAAAACTCCATGCCATTTCGTCTATTGTATATTTTCTGTGAGAATGACGTTGTCAACTTTTCATTTTCAACTCGAACCATTCCTGCGACCAAGAATAAATCGACAAATAACCAAATGCCGCCTATAAACAAGAATAAAAATCCAATTAAAATCACAGAAGTAATCCATCCCGTAACAAATAATGCCAATAAAGCAATAGCAGAACCTTTTCTATTCAAATAAAACCTATGTATCCCAAATACCCCTAGAAAAAACCAAAGTAGATAAGCCATACCCGTACTCTTCTTACTATTGGCCACCTCAGAATTCACAACCATCTTTTCCTCATTTGTCAATTGTTCATACATCATTATTGCCTCCAATCGTTAACTACTTCTTACCATCGGACTCTTTCGAAAAACATTAAGAGAACAAAGGATCATTCAAAGAAAAGTCTAAAGACTATTGAAATGCCTTTACCGCTGAGGTTTTTGTTCTATTTTTATTTTCAATATAAATAATGGTTCCTGCGCCTATTGAATTAGAGTTAAGGCGACATTCAATCGGTATAGCTCGACTCGAGCCGATATAGTGACTAAATGACCACAATAAGACATGCATTGTCGTAACTCAAATCAAGTAAGTCAGCGAGTCTAACCAATAAGTCGCGTATTGTCGTAACTCGAATCAAGTAAGCTTGGGAGTCTAAGCAATAAGACCCTTATTGTCGTAACTCAATTCAAATTATCTAGTGTGTTCAAATAATAAGAAGAAGATTTTACCCTCAGGGGTAAAATTTCATTTTAATCAAGTGAAAATAAAGCCTACTTAACGAATTACAAAAAATAGAGCAATTAAAATAAGAAATTAATGAAATTCAGTTGAATGACTAAACGATTAGTAGGGATTTTGATCCATTATTTAATTACTCACTATTTTGGCAGGGTTTGACTGGTTTTTGTCTCTTTGAATGAGAGCTCGTAACTTAGTAAAGTAAGGTCATACAAGGCCTTGTATAGTTCTAAAGAAGATCTTCGGTAATAGGAGGAGAAGATGAAACGAGTGCTAGAAGAAAAGGTAGAACACGATTTTTTCTTTGTACATGACTCGATCGTGTTCGGAGCGATAAAGAAAATCGGAATTCGCTACGATCATACAAATTACGATGATTTTGTACAGATTGGTCGAATAAAGTTAGTGAATGCTTATCAGGAATTCCCAAAAGACTTACATGAAGAAGCTTATTTTTATCAATTCACAGGTTATGCTTACCGGAAAGTTTACTGGGGACTGATGGATCAAATTAGAAAAGATCAACGGATTAATGAAAGAGAAGACGGGCTACCCGAATCCTTTGAAGAATGGGGAACGGATGAATATCAAATTTTTGATCAGGATGTCGTGATCTGGCAGTTGTTTTATTCTATGTTGAGATGTCTAACAAAGAAAGAGCAGCGGTACTTAAAAGATCTCGTATTCAACCAACTGTCAATCACAGAGATTGCTGCGAAATATGGCGTAAGCAGAAAAACAGTCTATGTATGGAAAAAACAAGTCGCAAAAAAACTGGCTCATTACGAGTCAGTATTAAAAAATAGATAAGGAGAATGAAAATGAGCAAATCAATTATCATTGATGCAGGACACGGTGGAAAAGATCCGGGAGCCATTGGATTCAATGAAAAGGAAAAAGACTGGGCATTAGAAATGAGCCGCTACCAGTTCCGTCGTTTAAAAGCCTTAGGGGCGAAAGTAGCGCTGACGAGAAAAGAAGATACCACTTTGACACCTACAGAGCGCGTTGCAAGAATCAAAAATCAGTATGACGTTTGCCTATCAAACCACTGGAACGCGTTTGATGGTAGTGCAAGGGGAATTGAAACCATTCATTCGGTCAAGGCGAAATCGACATTTGCGAAAGACTTGGCTGATCGGTTAGCGAGTTACACTCAGTTGCCGCTCAGAAGAGTTTTTAGTAGAGCCATCAACCCAGGTGTGGATTACTATTTTCTGCATAGACTGACCGGCAGAACAGAGACGGTGATTATTGAATACGGCTTTATTGATCATCCAATGGATCATGCTTACTACAAAAATCAAAAACAGTTTTATACAGCAGCTGAAGCGGTGATCGCAAGTGTTTGTCAGAAAATTGGTATTCCATACCAAGAACCAGACGAAGAATCTGTAAAAAAGCCAAAAAATCGTTCACAGCAAATGAAATTAGAAAGCATTTATGACGGAAAGCTTCGGTTTTATAATCAACCAAGCTGGAAAGATGCGGATGTCTTTGGATACCTCGAGATCGGTCAAGGCTTTCCTAAAGTGATTGAAAAAATAACTGTGGGTAAAGGTGAACAATTTAAAGTAGAGAATTCCAAAGGAGAAACCTTCTATATTACGGCGCATCCTAAGTATGTAAAAGTCAGTTAAGAATAAGCCAGCTCTCACTCTAATATTTGTGAGAGCTGGCTATTGATTTATTCGTGGACTTCATCTTCTTCGTCTTCTAAATCTTTAATATATAAATAGTCCATTTCATGTTCTTCAAGTACATCCTCTTCTATCCCTAAAGCACTCATTGCAATATTCTTGGATACTGTATAAATCATTTTAAGGAACCAAGGGAGTGGGTAGATCCGTTTGAACTTATATGTATTTTTTTCAACGATTCTCGAAATCATACTATTCGGATTGAGATCAGTTGATGAACCAAACATTCGCTGCATATCTATGGCAAGCTGTTGCTGGATATAGACCATCGCTGCCGCATTATCCATCATATTTTTAATGGGGCCAACTTTCATTTCGATAATCAATTCATGGTCAGGATGAATATGAATGTACGTTTGATCTCCAACGGTTTCCATATTATAAATATGGTGGAGGCCGATCCAGTTAACGTGGTCTTTTGAGGGACCTTTTTCTGGTCCAAACTGAATATTGCCTAGTACATATGGAACTTTCTTTTTAATGCCAATCATCTTTCCTAGAATACTAATAATGTCATAGGAAGTATTCAATTTGAAGTATCGTTTGATAATTTTTGTAGTGGTTTCTTCTGATTTGAAGACAGCACCATTAGTTTGAAAAATCAAACTATTATAAGGCGTATCAGGATGTTTGGAGAGATCGTATAAGTAATAAGAATCATCATTGATCCATATTTTCTTTCTGGGGAGTGCTTCGTCTATGTAAGTCATGATAGAGTCTTTACTAATAGCATGTGGTGAATAAGTAGCTTGGTAATATGAAAAATCTTCGTTAACCAGATGTGGCGTTTGACCGTAATCATTATTCAATACTTTTCCTATCTTTTCAAATGCTTTTTGTGTTTGACGCATCTACACAAACCCTTTCTATTGAGACCGCTATCATTAAATGGAACGAATGATTTAGCCTGTTTTAATTTTGATAAAGTTAGTATACATTAGGACAAGTAAAAATATTGTTAAATTTACAAAATTTACCTTTTTAATATGAATTCGTAACAAAAGACGCATAGAATTAATATATCTCGATACCGAACTATCATATAAAACGAATATTAATTAAATTTATTATCTGATGTTTTCTGCTAATTTCTACGCGAGTAAAGACTATGCTTTAGGATACGCTGTTTCAGAAAGTCCAATAGGTTCATTCGTTAAAAGTGAGACTAATCCAATACTATCTAAGGATATGGAAAATGACGTTTCTGGCCCTAGACATAATAGTGTGACTGATGGTTTGGATGATGAAACGCTAAATGCCAGAGTACCCATTCTTTAAAAACAACTTTGTATTTTATGTTTTTGAATAAAATCGCTTTGTATCAAGTGATTGTTGTAATGTAGAAATGAGAAAGAAAGTTTTCACTTATTTTATTCATGATTTTTTTGACTCTCCATACGTAAGCTTGTTACACTCTATAAGACTTAATTTGAGAGGAAGAATGACATGAAACGAACCATTCAATCACTATTAACCTTATCACTAGGTAGCAGTCTACTACTAGCAGCTTGCTCGAATGACTCAACTGAAGAAACAGCGACTACAACAACTGAAGATACTTCTTGGAGTGATATCCAAGAAGCTGGCGTTTTGAAAGCAGCGACTTCCGGAACGTATTTCCCGAATTCCTATCACGAAGAAGGCACGAATGTCTTGACGGGCTTTGAGGTAGAAATATTGCGAGAAATCGGTGAGCGACTAGACGTTGAGGTGGAATTCACTGAGATGGGTGTTGACGGTATGCTAACGTCACTAAATAGTGAACAAATCGATATTGCGGCTTTGAGCATCAGTCATGCTGGAGAAAATGCGGACAAATTCAATTATTCAGAACCGTATAAATACACTTATATGTCGATGATCGTTAGAGAAGATGATAATTCAGGTATCGAAACGATGGAAGACCTTGAAGGTAAGCGAGCTGCCGGAGCGGCTACGACTTCTTATATGAAAATTGCTGAACAGTTCGGCGCAGAACTGGTCATTTACGACAATGCGACAAACGATCAGTATCTTAATGACGTAGCGAATGGACGGACGGATTTAATCATCAACGATTATTATGGTCAGACAATGGCATTAACTGCTTTTCCAGAAATTCCAATCAAGATTCAAGAAAACTTATTCTTTAATCCAAGTTATACCAACTTTTCGATGAAACTTGGAAAAGACACGTTAACCGAAGAAGTAGATAAAGCTTTAGAAGAAATGCATTCTGATGGGACTCTAAGTGCATTGTCTGAAGAATTTTATCAAGGGGAAGACGTATCTGTAGAAGTTGATATGGATATACCTACGTACGAGATTGAGGAGTAAGTATGGGAAACATCGAATGGCAATACATTTTTGATCCTGAGCTTGCTTGGGAATCTCTACCTTTCTTGATCAGTGGTATCCCAAATACGTTAATTATCGCGATTATTAGTACGTTTTTAGGGCTGATTATCGGATTAGGATTGACGGTTATGCGTCTGTCGGAGATGAAACTATTAAACTTTCTGGCTAAGGTGTACGTTTCATTTATGCGCGGAACCCCAGCGCTCGTCTTTCTTTTTCTGATTTATTTTGGACTACCATTCGTCAATATCCAGTTTGAAGCCATGACAGCTGCGATTATCTGCTTCAGCTTGAACTCAGCGGCCTATATTTCTGAAATTTTGAGATCCGCTGTATCCTCCGTTGATCACGGCCAATGGGAAGCCGCAAAAGCGCTAGGTTTAGGAAAAGGCATCACATTTCGGGCAATCATTATCCCGCAAGCAACGCGAATCGCTCTGCCACCACTTGGTAACGTGTTGATCGATGTGATTAAAGGAACCTCTCTAGCGGCGATGATCACCGTCAATGAAATCTTCCAGAACGCTCGCATTGTCGGAGGCAGAGAATTCGATTACATGACCATGTACATTATGGTCGCCCTCATTTACTGGCTGATTTGCAGCATCTTCAGCTACTTCCAGACCTATCTAGAAGTTATTTCTTCAAGATACGTCATCCAAAAATAAGTATTACCAACCCTGAATCCGGATAAAATATCTGGTAAAAGGGTTGGTTTTTTAATACACTTAAATAGAAGGAGTGGTCACGCTATGATAGATAAAAAAACCTTTTTAACTTTAGCTGGAACGGTTTTAATGCTCTTGAGCACAACCGGTTGCGCAGATTCAACGGATGAAAAAACCACCCAACCAAATGTTGCGGAACAAGCAGAGTCAGATGATTCAAAGGCTTCAGAAGGAAAAACCTATTCAGAGTTTGAAGAAGATCAGGAAGAACCAGAAGAGTCAAAAGACATTTTAGCAAAGTACTCTAATGACGAAATTGAATACGCTCGTATCTGGTTACAGCTCGGACCAAATCAAGAAATCAGTGAATTGTATGTGCAACGCTTTCCAGCTGGAACACTGGTGAATCCAAATGACGAAAATAGCGCAGTCTACCCAGACGATGTTGTACAGTTATCTGGAAGTCGACTTGTTGACGGATCTGTGACCTATTCAAGTAACGGAAACGGTACAATCAATGTTTACAAGGTTCCTTACCGTTGGGAAACAACAATGTCTGAAGTAGAAGTCGTCGATGGTGTTAGTGTTTATACTCAGGATTTACTGGATGAGGCTGAAGTGGTCAGTGTGGATGTTGGAGAAGATGCGTCTGTAGTTGAATTGATTGAACTAGAAAGAATGACTGAAAATAATTAAGATAATTTGAACCTGTTCTGATAAACTCCTCTTATAGAGGAGGTGAGTGTTATAAATTGGGTCAAATCAATACCGGCAAGTATAAAGTGGATTATTGCGGGGGCGTTATTGCTTTTGCTTAGCTATGTGATCACCATGTCTATACAGTTCGAGTTTGCCGTCCTAGTCAACTATATGACGTTTGGCTTAACTGTACTAGCCATCATTTTATCCGGGACAGCAGTGAGTGGAGACAGAATGCGCGCGAATATCAGTAGCCGTGCAGGTAGAACGCTTGATACGTTGAAGTATTCTAAATTCGTTTTACTATTTGCAGTACCGTTTTACATAATGTTTGTGGTTTTGGAGTTTATTTAAACTTCGTAAATTTCAAGTTTAAGTTAGTCACCTAGTTAAAAAAGATATTTGACCTTAATTGTTAGTAGGTTGTTGAAGGATATAGTCGTCATTTCTTTAGCACTAACGTGCTTAGACCACTTGGGACAACAAGCGTAGAGCATTGGCAAAACAGTCATGAGGGGTTTTATAGCCAAGTATTTTCCGAGGATAGTCATTCATCCATTGTTGTATTCTCAAGCACTGAGTTTCACTAAAATGACTGATAGCTTTACCTTTTGGAATAAATCGGCGGATAAATTTATGCTGGTTCTCGCTTGTGCCTCTTTCCCACGAAGCATACGGATGACTAAAATACACTTCAAGTGTCTCTTTCAGCGCTTCGTGAAGCCCTGCAAACTCAGATCCATTATCCGAGGTGATGGTCTTAAATACTTTAGAAAAGGTATCGCCGGCTTTAAGCCGTAATTGTTGGATTGCCTGATCAACGGATTCTTTATCTTTACCTCTGAGCTTAAGGATGATTTCAAAGCGTGTTTGACGTTCAACTAACGTCAATAAAACCGAATCGGTTTTCACTTTATTTCCGACAACTGTATCGATTTCCCAGTGTCCAAAAGTCTGTCTATTATCAATTTCTGGAGGTCTTTGTTCAATAGATTGGCCTAAAATCCGTTTGTTTGTTCGTCCTCTATAAGAAGTGTCTTTTGGTTTTCGTGATAGTTTTTCAAGTAGATCCATATTCTTGGTTCTCATGATACCTTTGTCAATCCATCCATAAAGAGTCGTTGTACAAGGAATAATAGAAGAGTCAAACAAGTCATGTGTTTTAGCAAAACCAATGACCACGTCCGGAGACCACTTTTCTAGTATCAATTTATCATCTGCCCACTCAATAAATGCATCCGTGTCAGCCCATTTTGGCCGACGGCCACAGTTCAATCGAAGCCTATCGTAAGCTGCTTGTCCGGTATCGGGATCGTAGATAGTCGTATAGTAATCATAAACTTTGCCGTTTTGCTTTTGGCGTTTAAGTTGAGTGATAGTTCCACGATGGATTTCACTATTGATGGTTTGCGGGACACGTCCCAGTGCATTCGCAATTTGACGATTGGAGTAGTTCTCAGTTTTTAAAATAGCAATTTGAGACCGTTCTGAATAAGATAAGTGTTTTCCCTTACGTGCTGATGTGTTATCGTTAGAGTGCGTCATGTGAATTCATCCTGTCTATTGAGAGTTAGCGGTAACTTCAATATAACATGAAATTCACATGGCGTTTTTTGTAGGTTAGCCTAAGTGGCTAACTTCATTATAAAATCCAGCTTTATTTAAACTTATTGGAAAAAGTTGGACTCTACTGGAATGGAAATATACTGACTTATTCACTGTATAACCTTACCAGTTAAAGCCCTTCCTCCAAATGATTTTGGTTTAGATAGAGTATCAGCGAGAACGTCCAACACGCCCGATAGTTCCTCTGGCAATGCTGGATTTAGATGTGGGAAATCAGTCATAGCATAAATAAAACCTATCACTCAATCATTTGAGTGGTAGGTTTTTCTTTTACCGTAACCAAGTTTTGTCTGTTCCCTCTAGAGACTGTTTGAATTCCTTTAAAAATGCACCTTCGCCCCAATTATTGATTTTGAGTGCAATGGCTTGGCTACCACCAGAGGGGATAGCAACAAGTTGGATCTTACCTTCAAACTCTGTAATCATAACGCTTAAGGATACTCTGCTTGAGCCGACGATACTATAGCGCTCATAGACCATCATTGCACTTTGTTCACCGAATCGGTAACCATCCTCGTAAATTGTTGTTGAGCTGATGTGTTGTGCTAACTCATGCACAACACCAACAAAAGCATTAAAATCTCCCGTCGTTTCATATAAGTATTTAGCCATTTGTCGTCCTCTTTTCTCAAAATGCTATTTAGTACTATCAGTTTATCACTCAACTAGAAAAAACACATGGTACCTGAGGCTTATTATAGCTACTTAGGAGAAAGAATGGTATATGATAACCATGATATAAGCAGTAGTTCTTGTACTTATTTTTCAATGAGAAAAGGGGTAAGCATATGAAAAGTTGGAAATGGATGATGTCAGCAGTCGTATTATCGGGTATGTTGGCAGGTTGTTCTGGGAATGATAGTGGAGAATCAACTCAAACAGAAATGGATACAGTGGAGGAAGCAGAAACAGCAGACACTGATGCAACTGAAACTGAGGAAACAGAATTAACAGATACTTCTGAAACAGATGGCTCATCAGTAAATATGAACGAAACAGAAGAAGAAACTGGCGAAAGTGTAACAGGTGAATTGGTTCTTTCAAAAGCTTACGAAGAAGCAAGTGCAACAGCGGAAAACAATCCACTTGTGCAACTAGCAGAAGATTTTTTGGCAGCTAATCCGAATGTTGGCGAAGAAGGTCTATTGAATGTGAGTTATTCAGGACAATGGTACGAAGAGGAAGATCAATTATATGGCGTATTTCTTTTAACAAATCGAACCGGGATGATGATCAATGATATGGATTTCAGATTTAGTTGGGCATATGAAGGGCAACCAATCGTAGAAAACCAGGGCATTAACTACAGAGAATCTGACATGAATACATTACCTGAAAATGCCTCGATTCTACTGTTGATCCCAGTAGACCCAGCCAAAGAAGAGCTAGTTAAATCAATGAGCAAATCAGAAGACCTTTATCTTTCCATTAGTCATATTGAAGTTTTGAACTAAATAAAACATAATAGGTTAAAAAATCCTTCTAATCTCATAAAAAAGAGACAGAAGGATTTTTTTGTACACTAAATAGTAAAAAAGAACATATCAATCATATTTGATAATATGATGAAAGTTAGAATTGCGTTAAAATATTTACTAAATATTAGGAAATTTACTAAAGAACATTTGCCTTATTCACTAAGTCATGACATAATTTAAGAAAGGCTTGAAAGGCCTTTCTTTTACTTAATTATTGAGGCGGTGGATAAATGTTTGAAATCAAAGAAACATTTTATATGAATGGAAGTCCGATAAAAATTGTATCCGGAGCGTTACATTATTTTAGAATCGTACCAGAATACTGGGAAGATCGTTTGTATAAACTTAAAGCAATGGGATGCAATACAGTTGAAACATACGTCCCTTGGAATATGCATGAACCTAAAGAAGGACAGTACAACTTTGAAGGTCAATATGATATCAAAAAATATATTGAAATTGCCCAATCACTAGATTTGTATGTTATTGTCAGACCAGCTCCTTATATTTGTGCTGAATGGGAATTTGGTGGCTTACCGGCTTGGCTTTTAAAAGACCGCAACATGAAATTCAGAACTTATTATGAACCGTTTATCGAGAAAGTAGACCGATACTATAGCCACCTACTAAAAGAAATTGATTCGCTGCAAGTGACTAAGTCAGGACCAGTCATTATGATGCAAGTAGAAAATGAGTATGGCAGTTATGGTAACGATAAAAAATATCTAAATGCACTAGTCGATATGATGAAAAAATATGGAGTAGAAGTACCTTTGGTCACAAGTGACGGAACATGGATGGATATGCTAGAGAACGGAACCATCCCTGAAATAGCTTTACCAACTGCAAATTTTGGATCTGGAAGCAAAGAACATTTCGATAAATTGAAAGCGTTCCACAAAAATGACTCTCCCGTAATGGTTATGGAGTTCTGGAATGGCTGATTCACTGCTTGGGGTGATGAAGCCTATAAGCATACTTCTTATGAGGAACAAGTAGATGAAATCGATGCAATCCTTACAGAAGGACATATTAATTTCTATAT
Coding sequences within:
- a CDS encoding N-acetylmuramoyl-L-alanine amidase → MSKSIIIDAGHGGKDPGAIGFNEKEKDWALEMSRYQFRRLKALGAKVALTRKEDTTLTPTERVARIKNQYDVCLSNHWNAFDGSARGIETIHSVKAKSTFAKDLADRLASYTQLPLRRVFSRAINPGVDYYFLHRLTGRTETVIIEYGFIDHPMDHAYYKNQKQFYTAAEAVIASVCQKIGIPYQEPDEESVKKPKNRSQQMKLESIYDGKLRFYNQPSWKDADVFGYLEIGQGFPKVIEKITVGKGEQFKVENSKGETFYITAHPKYVKVS
- the alsE gene encoding D-allulose 6-phosphate 3-epimerase — protein: MNNVEISPSLMTMDLDKFKEQITFLNDHADSYHIDIMDGHYVPNITLSPWFIEEVRKISDLPMSVHLMVTEPSFWVPQLIDLKCEWICMHAEVLDGLAFRLIDDIHNAGLKAGVVLNPETPIETIFPYIDLLDKITIMTVDPGFAGQRFIDNTLDKIVALRALREEKGYNYQIEMDGSSNRKTFKKIDAAGPDIYIVGRSGLFGLTEDIDSSWETMVKDYEEMTEKSFSK
- a CDS encoding PTS fructose transporter subunit IIC, whose translation is MQKIKQLNLKGHLLTAISYLIPIVCGAGFMIAIGMAFGGEPGTDLLAGSYSIWDVLAVIGGLGLGMLPVVISTGIAYSIAEKPGIAPGFIIGLLARSIEAGFIGGILGGFVAGYLVIGILRFLKVPAWAKGLMPTLIIPLVSTFLGGLIMIYVIGTPISLFTDTLTNLLNGLGSSSLLLFGGVVGLLSGVDYGGPINKTVFAFVLTLQAEGLNGPITALQLVNTATPIGFGLAFFVAKLFGKTIYSPVEIETLKTAVPMGVVNIVEGVIPIVMNDIFRGVFATAVGGAVGGAVSMALGADATVPFGGVLMIPTMSRPMAGILALLANIVVTAVVLALVKKNVTEESINAQLDAEEEDIDLGDIQIS
- a CDS encoding sigma-70 family RNA polymerase sigma factor; protein product: MKRVLEEKVEHDFFFVHDSIVFGAIKKIGIRYDHTNYDDFVQIGRIKLVNAYQEFPKDLHEEAYFYQFTGYAYRKVYWGLMDQIRKDQRINEREDGLPESFEEWGTDEYQIFDQDVVIWQLFYSMLRCLTKKEQRYLKDLVFNQLSITEIAAKYGVSRKTVYVWKKQVAKKLAHYESVLKNR
- a CDS encoding TM2 domain-containing protein, whose amino-acid sequence is MYEQLTNEEKMVVNSEVANSKKSTGMAYLLWFFLGVFGIHRFYLNRKGSAIALLALFVTGWITSVILIGFLFLFIGGIWLFVDLFLVAGMVRVENEKLTTSFSQKIYNRRNGMEF
- the tkt gene encoding transketolase, encoding MFDKIDELAVNTLRTLSIDAVQKANSGHPGLPMGAAPMAYTLWTKQMKVNPKHSKWFDRDRFILSAGHGSALLYSLLHVSGYDVSIEDVKNFRQIGSKTPGHPEVHMTDGVEATTGPLGQGIANAVGFAMAEAHLAARFNKDQFNVVDHFTYALCGDGDLQEGVSQEAASLAGHLKLGKLVILYDSNDIQLDGPIEKAFTENVGKRFEAYGWEHIRVENGNDLSTINEAIEKAKTNLDQPTIIEVKTTIGFGAPNAGTSAVHGAPLGAEGILASKKAYLWEGEDFYVPEPVQERFNETMIKEGQKAESDWKQLVEDYKNAYPELSEDFQAMMDGQLPEGWQNQLPVYTEENGTKATRVSSGEVLNAIAGAVPTFWGGSADLSGSNKSMIDGQVDFSADQYDGRNIWYGVREFAMAAALNGILLHGGTQSYVSTFFVFSDYLRPAVRLAALSEIPAIYVMTHDSIAVGEDGPTHEPVEQLSSFRGMHNVSVIRPADGNEVVAAWELAVESTKTPTMLVLTRQDLPVLPGTETHARENVRKGAYVISPSVDETQEGILIATGSEVALAIEAQKQLKESGTDVSVVSMPSMDLFEKQDQAYKDSVLPAAVTKRVAIEMGSPFGWDRYTGTQGTSLTIDRFGQSGEGTKVVESYGFTAENIVNIYKEL